The following are encoded together in the Phaseolus vulgaris cultivar G19833 chromosome 9, P. vulgaris v2.0, whole genome shotgun sequence genome:
- the LOC137821597 gene encoding uncharacterized protein isoform X3 — MLIRRLPWSAISIAAPFPCRSGGSYGLCIPVRKQLNSSPYSFCYSSGINLPPQPAHETDTRHSQSLKPGLYLVGTPIGNLEDITLRSLRVLNSADVILSEDTRHSGKLLHHYNIKTPLMSYHKFNESQREQVVLRRLKQGDVVALISDAGMPGISDPGMELAKLCVSENILVVPIPGPCALVSALSASGLPTDEFTFVGFLPKHSGSRRKRLMVSADQTTTQIFYVPPHKLSQFLDESSSIFGDARKCVIAREMTKIHEEFWRGTLGEAQEVFSLRQVKGELTILIQGQANSKVEPPSDIELESELRELIASGESLSTAVKLVTGKTSVSRKTIYSLALRKFGKQLEVEDDSN, encoded by the exons ATGTTGATTCGACGATTACCTTGGTCGGCGATTTCTATTGCCGCACCATTTCCCTGTCGTTCCGGTGGTTCCTATGGACTTTGCATTCCCGTTCGCAAGCAACTTAACTCTTCTCCCTACTCCTTCTGCTATAGTTCCGGCATCAATCTCCCTCCACAACCG GCTCACGAAACGGATACTCGTCACTCGCAATCTCTGAAACCCGGTCTTTACCTCGTGGGAACACCGATTGGAAATCTCGAAGATATCACTTTGAG GTCTCTTCGCGTGCTGAACTCAGCTGATGTTATACTCTCGGAGGACACGAGGCACTCAGGGAAGTTGCTTCATCACTATAACATCAAAACGCCTCTC ATGAGTTATCACAAATTCAACGAATCACAAAGGGAACAGGTTGTGCTGAGAAGGTTGAAGCAGGGTGATGTTGTGGCTCTTATAAGTGATGCTGGAATGCCAGGCATCAGTGATCCGGGTATGGAGTTG GCCAAATTGTGTGTTAGTGAGAATATCCTGGTTGTGCCAATCCCTGGTCCCTGTGCTTTGGTGTCGGCTCTTTCTGCTTCGGGTTTACCTACTGATGAATTTACATTCG TTGGTTTTCTTCCTAAACATTCTGGTTCGAGAAGAAAAAGGCTTATGGTTTCAGCTGATCAAACTACTACACAAATATTTTACGTTCCTCCTCACAAGCTTTCTCAGTTCCTTGATGAGAGTTCTTCAATTTTTGGTGATGCAAG GAAATGTGTTATTGCTCGGGAAATGACTAAGATACATGAGGAG TTTTGGCGTGGTACACTGGGTGAAGCCCAGGAAGTATTTTCCCTCCGTCAAGTGAAGGGAGAACTTACTATATTGATTCAAGGGCAAGCAAATTCTAAAGTTGAACCTCCATCGGACATTGAGCTTGAGAGTGAACTAAGAGAACTGATTGCAAGTGGGGAGAGTCTTTCTACG GCTGTCAAGTTGGTCACCGGCAAAACATCAGTGAGTAGGAAAACTATATATTCACTTGCGTTAAGGAAGTTTGGGAAGCAACTTGAAGTGGAAGATGATTCAAATTAG
- the LOC137821597 gene encoding uncharacterized protein isoform X2: MCPTHLIPNDSRPPFVCLFEVLGKSQSICCWASCRIDWALFKTKRICHLCVAPIAFPIFRRGKMLIRRLPWSAISIAAPFPCRSGGSYGLCIPVRKQLNSSPYSFCYSSGINLPPQPAHETDTRHSQSLKPGLYLVGTPIGNLEDITLRSLRVLNSADVILSEDTRHSGKLLHHYNIKTPLMSYHKFNESQREQVVLRRLKQGDVVALISDAGMPGISDPGMELAKLCVSENILVVPIPGPCALVSALSASGLPTDEFTFVGFLPKHSGSRRKRLMVSADQTTTQIFYVPPHKLSQFLDESSSIFGDARKCVIAREMTKIHEEFWRGTLGEAQEVFSLRQVKGELTILIQGQANSKVEPPSDIELESELRELIASGESLSTAVKLVTGKTSVSRKTIYSLALRKFGKQLEVEDDSN, encoded by the exons ATGTGTCCAACGCATCTCATTCCCAATGATTCTCGACCTccttttgtttgtttgtttgaagTTTTAGGTAAAAGTCAAAGCATCTGTTGTTGGGCTTCTTGTAGAATCGATTGGGCCTTATTCAAAACCAAAAGGATCTGTCATCTGTGTGTTGCACCGATAGCGTTCCCAATTTTCCGAAGAGGGAAAATGTTGATTCGACGATTACCTTGGTCGGCGATTTCTATTGCCGCACCATTTCCCTGTCGTTCCGGTGGTTCCTATGGACTTTGCATTCCCGTTCGCAAGCAACTTAACTCTTCTCCCTACTCCTTCTGCTATAGTTCCGGCATCAATCTCCCTCCACAACCG GCTCACGAAACGGATACTCGTCACTCGCAATCTCTGAAACCCGGTCTTTACCTCGTGGGAACACCGATTGGAAATCTCGAAGATATCACTTTGAG GTCTCTTCGCGTGCTGAACTCAGCTGATGTTATACTCTCGGAGGACACGAGGCACTCAGGGAAGTTGCTTCATCACTATAACATCAAAACGCCTCTC ATGAGTTATCACAAATTCAACGAATCACAAAGGGAACAGGTTGTGCTGAGAAGGTTGAAGCAGGGTGATGTTGTGGCTCTTATAAGTGATGCTGGAATGCCAGGCATCAGTGATCCGGGTATGGAGTTG GCCAAATTGTGTGTTAGTGAGAATATCCTGGTTGTGCCAATCCCTGGTCCCTGTGCTTTGGTGTCGGCTCTTTCTGCTTCGGGTTTACCTACTGATGAATTTACATTCG TTGGTTTTCTTCCTAAACATTCTGGTTCGAGAAGAAAAAGGCTTATGGTTTCAGCTGATCAAACTACTACACAAATATTTTACGTTCCTCCTCACAAGCTTTCTCAGTTCCTTGATGAGAGTTCTTCAATTTTTGGTGATGCAAG GAAATGTGTTATTGCTCGGGAAATGACTAAGATACATGAGGAG TTTTGGCGTGGTACACTGGGTGAAGCCCAGGAAGTATTTTCCCTCCGTCAAGTGAAGGGAGAACTTACTATATTGATTCAAGGGCAAGCAAATTCTAAAGTTGAACCTCCATCGGACATTGAGCTTGAGAGTGAACTAAGAGAACTGATTGCAAGTGGGGAGAGTCTTTCTACG GCTGTCAAGTTGGTCACCGGCAAAACATCAGTGAGTAGGAAAACTATATATTCACTTGCGTTAAGGAAGTTTGGGAAGCAACTTGAAGTGGAAGATGATTCAAATTAG
- the LOC137821597 gene encoding uncharacterized protein isoform X1: MLIRRLPWSAISIAAPFPCRSGGSYGLCIPVRKQLNSSPYSFCYSSGINLPPQPAHETDTRHSQSLKPGLYLVGTPIGNLEDITLRSLRVLNSADVILSEDTRHSGKLLHHYNIKTPLMSYHKFNESQREQVVLRRLKQGDVVALISDAGMPGISDPGMELAKLCVSENILVVPIPGPCALVSALSASGLPTDEFTFVGFLPKHSGSRRKRLMVSADQTTTQIFYVPPHKLSQFLDESSSIFGDARKCVIAREMTKIHEEAVKLVTGKTSVSRKTIYSLALRKFGKQLEVEDDSN, encoded by the exons ATGTTGATTCGACGATTACCTTGGTCGGCGATTTCTATTGCCGCACCATTTCCCTGTCGTTCCGGTGGTTCCTATGGACTTTGCATTCCCGTTCGCAAGCAACTTAACTCTTCTCCCTACTCCTTCTGCTATAGTTCCGGCATCAATCTCCCTCCACAACCG GCTCACGAAACGGATACTCGTCACTCGCAATCTCTGAAACCCGGTCTTTACCTCGTGGGAACACCGATTGGAAATCTCGAAGATATCACTTTGAG GTCTCTTCGCGTGCTGAACTCAGCTGATGTTATACTCTCGGAGGACACGAGGCACTCAGGGAAGTTGCTTCATCACTATAACATCAAAACGCCTCTC ATGAGTTATCACAAATTCAACGAATCACAAAGGGAACAGGTTGTGCTGAGAAGGTTGAAGCAGGGTGATGTTGTGGCTCTTATAAGTGATGCTGGAATGCCAGGCATCAGTGATCCGGGTATGGAGTTG GCCAAATTGTGTGTTAGTGAGAATATCCTGGTTGTGCCAATCCCTGGTCCCTGTGCTTTGGTGTCGGCTCTTTCTGCTTCGGGTTTACCTACTGATGAATTTACATTCG TTGGTTTTCTTCCTAAACATTCTGGTTCGAGAAGAAAAAGGCTTATGGTTTCAGCTGATCAAACTACTACACAAATATTTTACGTTCCTCCTCACAAGCTTTCTCAGTTCCTTGATGAGAGTTCTTCAATTTTTGGTGATGCAAG GAAATGTGTTATTGCTCGGGAAATGACTAAGATACATGAGGAG GCTGTCAAGTTGGTCACCGGCAAAACATCAGTGAGTAGGAAAACTATATATTCACTTGCGTTAAGGAAGTTTGGGAAGCAACTTGAAGTGGAAGATGATTCAAATTAG
- the LOC137820816 gene encoding BEL1-like homeodomain protein 7: MPSTASVSPFQYQYHDTGLLPLMTDFSNPKGTLSLKDDDAYNLREDFRSDGCMGSVSSGGFHEIIKKESFYSPHPSMCLKEVPSDLPGYSNSILNSQYLRAAQELLDEIVSVRKALKQPGMEKQENHRDIGLDGSKNSYEKSTQMSSAPNGELSSAERQNLLDKKTKLLSMLDEVDKRYRQYCHQMQIVVSSFDMVAGFGAVEPYTALALRTISRHFRCLRDAISVQIQVTQRSLGEQEGIPRLRYVDQQLRQQKALQQLGVMRQAWRPQRGLPESSVSILRAWLFEHFLHPYPKDSEKIMLARQTGLTRNQVANWFINARVRLWKPMVEEMYNEEFGDFEMNCNLSSENTVKGKRDDVQESDSNLVTVDNAQPQPLAELDRGVNAENMVMHSGTEKLQGDQNLRLGMNNINSSSNNNLHSISTNPNGGYGSLIGSSHATYDLSELGNFTVGGHVSLALELRNCESDGFSMSEDAIHKRGNQTLASSPETDLLDYHFTDSGKQQHRFGNPHLLHEFVV, from the exons ATGCCTTCAACTGCATCTGTCTCGCCATTTCAATACCAATATCACGACACTGGTCTCTTACCTCTAATGACTGATTTTTCAAACCCAAAGGGAACTTTGTCTCTCAAAGATGATGATGCTTATAACCTACGTGAAGATTTTAGAAGTGATGGATGCATGGGATCTGTGTCTTCTGGAGGCTTTCATGAGATTATAAAAAAGGAGAGTTTTTACAGCCCCCACCCCTCAATGTGTCTTAAAGAAGTCCCCTCCGATCTGCCGGGTTACTCCAACAGTATTTTAAACTCCCAATACCTTAGGGCGGCACAAGAGTTGCTTGATGAAATAGTTAGTGTCCGAAAGGCTTTGAAGCAACCTGGAATGGAAAAACAAGAGAACCACCGTGACATTGGATTAGATGGCTCTAAAAATTCTTATGAAAAATCTACCCAAATGTCTTCAGCTCCTAATGGTGAACTATCATCTGCAGAACGGCAGAACTTGTTAGATAAGAAAACAAAGCTTTTATCCATGCTGGATGAG GTGGATAAAAGATACAGACAGTACTGCCATCAGATGCAGATTGTGGTGTCATCTTTTGACATGGTTGCTGGGTTTGGAGCAGTAGAACCATATACAGCACTTGCTTTAAGAACAATTTCTCGCCACTTTCGGTGTTTGCGTGATGCCATCAGTGTCCAAATTCAAGTGACGCAAAGGAGCCTTGGGGAGCAAGAGGGAATACCCCGTCTCCGCTATGTGGATCAGCAACTCAGACAACAAAAGGCCCTTCAGCAACTTGGCGTAATGCGACAAGCTTGGAGGCCTCAGAGGGGACTTCCTGAAAGTTCTGTTTCAATACTTCGTGCTTGGCTCTTCGAACATTTTCTTCATCC TTATCCCAAGGATTCCGAGAAAATTATGCTGGCTAGACAAACAGGCTTGACCAGAAACCAG GTAGCAAATTGGTTCATCAATGCAAGGGTGCGTCTTTGGAAGCCAATGGTTGAGGAAATGTACAACGAAGAGTTTGGAGATTTCGAGATGAACTGCAACCTTTCATCTGAGAACACGGTCAAAGGTAAGAGGGATGATGTTCAAGAGTCTGATAGCAATTTAGTAACTGTTGATAATGCCCAACCCCAACCTCTAGCCGAACTGGATAGGGGGGTCAACGCAGAAAATATGGTGATGCATTCTGGAACTGAGAAATTGCAGGGTGACCAGAACCTAAGGCTTGGCATGAATAACATTAACAGCAGCAGCAACAACAACCTTCATTCTATCTCGACAAATCCGAACGGTGGCTACGGGAGCCTAATAGGTTCTAGTCATGCCACATATGATTTATCAGAGTTGGGTAACTTTACTGTGGGAGGCCACGTTTCGCTTGCATTGGAGTTGAGGAACTGTGAAAGTGATGGGTTTTCCATGTCTGAGGATGCCATCCACAAACGAGGTAATCAAACATTGGCCTCTTCCCCGGAGACTGATTTACTAGATTATCATTTCACGGATTCAGGAAAGCAACAACACAGGTTTGGCAATCCCCATTTGCTGCATGAGTTTGTCGTATGA
- the LOC137820818 gene encoding LOW QUALITY PROTEIN: BEL1-like homeodomain protein 11 (The sequence of the model RefSeq protein was modified relative to this genomic sequence to represent the inferred CDS: inserted 2 bases in 1 codon), which translates to MSNSITHQNQFENQELDAYGSSXRHNNAFPEALGAFPSIGMAEGSEISHPRHFMDLLGAANESNHHQPQGLSLSLGSHMLIPSDEYRHHQRPLNTGLINPNFFMPGQEARVACNPPVEHLTSDYFFNTDTGTNTFVSSSSAPLNRSPNSTPYAPPESFASVIGNSRYLKPVQSLLEDLVDVGGNVVDRINEKYVEKMLHGSRGVRILSSELKAELRNNGPLLADKHEHHIKIARLISLLDKAEGRCEKYYHQMEEVVSSFEMIAGLGAAKCYTALALQAMSRHFCSLREAILSQINAEKRKLFQDLPKISSGLSQLSLFDRDIRHSRMSLQQLGVIQSQRQVWRPIRGLPETSVAILRSWIFEHFLHPYPNDSEKLMLASQTGLTKNQVSNWFINARVRLWKPMIEEMYKDEFGESSEDSNPAANNCLTREDTTDCVED; encoded by the exons ATGTCCAACTCCATTACCCACCAAAACCAATTTGAGAACCAAGAGCTTGATGCTTATGGCTCTTC GAGGCATAATAATGCGTTTCCTGAGGCCTTGGGAGCATTTCCTAGCATTGGAATGGCTGAGGGCTCTGAGATAAGCCACCCAAGGCATTTTATGGATCTTCTAGGAGCAGCTAATGAGAGCAATCACCACCAACCTCAAGGGCTTTCCCTCTCTTTAGGCTCTCACATGCTTATTCCTTCTGATGAATACAGGCATCATCAGAGACCCTTGAACACTGGTCTCATCAACCCCAATTTCTTCATGCCTGGACAAGAGGCACGTGTGGCCTGTAATCCACCCGTGGAGCATCTTACTAGTGACTACTTTTTCAACACTGACACTGGCACTAACACTTTTGTCTCCTCTTCTTCTGCCCCTTTGAACCGGTCTCCTAATTCCACACCTTATGCTCCTCCTGAGTCTTTTGCTTCTGTCATTGGAAACTCGAGGTACCTCAAACCGGTACAGTCCCTTCTTGAAGATCTTGTTGACGTTGGTGGAAATGTGGTGGATAGAATCAATGAAAAGTATGTTGAGAAGATGTTACACGGGAGTAGAGGTGTTAGGATACTTTCCTCAGAGTTGAAGGCAGAGTTGAGGAATAATGGACCTTTATTAGCTGATAAACATGAACATCACATCAAAATTGCAAGGTTGATATCTTTGTTGGATAAG GCTGAGGGAAGGTGTGAGAAATATTATCATCAAATGGAAGAAGTGGTGTCATCCTTTGAAATGATAGCAGGTTTGGGAGCTGCCAAGTGTTACACTGCTTTGGCACTTCAAGCCATGTCAAGGCATTTTTGTAGCTTGAGAGAAGCCATATTGTCGCAAATAAATGCTGAGAAAAGAAAACTCTTTCAGGATTTACCTAAGATTAGTAGTGGGTTGTCTCAACTAAGCTTGTTTGATAGAGACATTAGACATAGTAGAATGTCTCTCCAACAACTTGGGGTGATTCAAAGCCAGCGCCAAGTTTGGAGACCCATCAGAGGGTTGCCTGAAACCTCTGTGGCAATTCTTCGTTCGTGGATTTTTGAGCATTTTCTCCACCC TTACCCTAATGATTCTGAAAAGCTAATGCTGGCATCTCAGACAGGTTTAACTAAAAACCAA GTCTCAAATTGGTTCATAAATGCTCGAGTACGGCTATGGAAACCAATGATAGAAGAAATGTACAAAGATGAGTTTGGGGAGTCTTCTGAAGACTCCAACCCCGCTGCTAACAATTGCTTGACGAGAGAAGATACCACAGATTGTGTAGAGGATTGA